The proteins below come from a single Sphingomonas carotinifaciens genomic window:
- the epsC gene encoding serine O-acetyltransferase EpsC gives MTQTTAIPARSTLSDAVDALSSARRDWRGRHPASTARFPARGAVERVVELLAAALYPRRLGGFRGAVTEEDHFVAAKLIAALGELEREIENELAYWQHESQARFDADQAATITRLFAAGLGEVRRLVDSDVEAAFLGDPAARSVDEILLCYPGAIASLHHRIAHPLYELGAPIVARLISELANERTGIDIHPGATIGEHFFIDHGTGVVIGETAIVGRNVRLYQHVTLGARSPLGAARATPRDRLARHPIVEDDVVVYAGATILGRVTIGRAATIGGNVWLLSDVPADAIVTQPEAQRLDRGARDRIRETLAEAVD, from the coding sequence ATGACGCAGACCACCGCCATTCCCGCCCGCTCGACGCTGTCCGACGCGGTGGATGCGCTGTCCTCCGCCCGCCGCGACTGGCGGGGCCGCCATCCCGCCAGCACCGCGCGCTTTCCCGCCCGCGGCGCGGTCGAGCGGGTGGTGGAGCTGCTCGCCGCCGCGCTCTATCCCCGCCGGCTCGGCGGTTTTCGCGGCGCCGTCACCGAGGAAGATCATTTCGTCGCCGCCAAGCTGATCGCCGCGCTTGGCGAGCTTGAGCGCGAGATCGAGAACGAGCTGGCCTATTGGCAGCATGAGTCGCAGGCCCGCTTCGATGCCGATCAGGCCGCGACGATCACCCGCCTGTTCGCCGCCGGTCTGGGCGAGGTCCGCCGTCTGGTCGACAGCGATGTCGAGGCCGCGTTCCTGGGCGATCCCGCCGCGCGCAGCGTGGACGAGATCCTGCTCTGCTATCCCGGTGCCATCGCCAGCCTGCACCACCGCATCGCGCATCCGCTCTACGAACTCGGCGCGCCGATCGTCGCGCGGCTGATCTCCGAACTCGCCAACGAGCGCACGGGCATCGACATCCATCCCGGCGCCACCATCGGCGAGCATTTCTTCATCGACCACGGCACCGGCGTCGTCATCGGCGAAACCGCGATCGTCGGCCGGAACGTCCGCCTCTACCAGCATGTGACGCTCGGCGCGCGCAGCCCGCTGGGTGCCGCGCGCGCCACACCACGCGACCGCCTGGCCCGCCATCCGATCGTGGAGGACGATGTCGTCGTCTATGCCGGCGCCACCATTCTCGGCCGCGTCACCATCGGCCGCGCGGCCACCATCGGCGGCAATGTCTGGCTGCTGTCCGACGTGCCCGCCGACGCCATCGTCACCCAGCCCGAGGCGCAGCGCCTCGACCGCGGCGCGCGCGACCGGATTCGCGAAACCCTGGCCGAGGCGGTCGACTGA
- a CDS encoding gamma-glutamyl-gamma-aminobutyrate hydrolase family protein — protein MERARPVIGVLCCNEVAGRPVQAVASRFITPLATLAHATVLLVPAMSDATDARQLAALFDGLLLTGSRSHVSPARYGGTPLAPGHATDPQRDAVALALAGRMIEIGKPVFGICRGLQEINVLFGGTLTGGDCADRHFRGPWDGDYAAMFGHRHEVQLADGGRLARATGTCRLSVNSVHQQGIDRLGCGLSVEARAVDDGLVEAVSARPCGAEVLGVQWHPEWEADRCANSRAFFALIGDALRGGAPAPTPVSTRRT, from the coding sequence ATGGAGCGTGCCCGCCCCGTCATCGGCGTCCTGTGCTGCAACGAGGTCGCCGGCCGCCCCGTCCAGGCGGTCGCCAGCCGCTTCATCACCCCCCTCGCCACCCTGGCGCACGCCACCGTCCTCCTCGTCCCCGCCATGAGCGACGCCACCGACGCGCGCCAGCTCGCCGCCCTGTTCGACGGACTGCTCCTCACCGGCTCGCGCAGCCACGTCTCTCCCGCGCGCTACGGCGGTACCCCGCTCGCCCCCGGCCACGCCACCGACCCCCAGCGCGACGCCGTCGCCCTCGCCCTGGCCGGCCGCATGATCGAGATCGGCAAACCCGTCTTCGGCATCTGCCGCGGCTTGCAGGAGATCAACGTGCTGTTCGGCGGCACGCTGACCGGCGGGGATTGCGCCGACCGGCATTTCCGCGGCCCCTGGGACGGCGACTATGCCGCCATGTTCGGCCACCGGCACGAGGTGCAACTGGCGGACGGCGGCCGGCTGGCGCGTGCCACCGGCACCTGCCGCCTGTCGGTCAATTCGGTTCACCAGCAGGGGATCGACCGGCTGGGCTGCGGCCTGAGCGTCGAGGCCCGTGCGGTCGATGACGGCCTGGTCGAGGCGGTGTCCGCCCGCCCCTGCGGAGCTGAGGTGCTGGGCGTGCAGTGGCATCCCGAATGGGAGGCCGACCGCTGCGCCAACAGCCGCGCCTTTTTCGCGCTGATCGGGGATGCGCTGCGCGGCGGCGCCCCTGCGCCCACACCCGTTTCAACAAGGAGGACCTGA